The Peromyscus eremicus chromosome 11, PerEre_H2_v1, whole genome shotgun sequence genome includes a window with the following:
- the Card6 gene encoding caspase recruitment domain-containing protein 6, producing MATESASSEIIEKQRTKLLNVLQQDPDSILDTLASRRLISEDEYEMLEEIPDPLKKSRKLLIVVQKKGEESCGCFLQCLSNSSPEAATILGLNYKVPHQGTEASRSAEVSRDPANPFSLGRKTRENDEISVLSEEKECVNWERPEFFRYKGSNERDTSRSSREKEEGRGASHVLAPLHSVGRVEYEAPTSITYLSDGERYEEPDDSLYLAEGEYPESVGYPGDVEAIVEEGASADLRRFAYDGEEDREYEETVEFSNEESSCESLESSISLEEEEKGTEERKRVFQHVLSCLNMDRSRKLLPDFVKQFSMDRGSEWTPETPGDLAWNFLMKVQALDLTARDFILPHKMVDEESEGELLAGIENLAIEDIQTVHPLDVLCACMLCSHSSLQREVMSNMYQCQFALPLLLPDAENNKSILMLGAMKDLARHPMRSSGGPPRETETFLRLMKVPVLSFVRLGPCSFSKSRILNTLLSSSRQKPHKIFLHQDLSVPVLPRQISDGLVEVTWCFPDNKELKGCPHVFQKPVAVANLRGDLESFWTQFGFLVEVSSAVFFFTDCLGEREWDLLMFLGEDAIERCYFVLGPQAKESEEAQMFQRILSLKPSQLLFWEMEEAGDRRKAMEALQAALQEVMSSSLRCVSLEDMASLARELGIQVDQDFEITQDIHVCPRTAEGENQQTRQTKSPSESRAQVPITEPGAQCENSQNARNQQQTPVFTSHPVDPWPLPTTLGSNFYHASLKAPWVPSSRFGSQQRAKWFCRLPHQNTRVHSRGKSFGIQYFQPWRFYSGEGFMKYSGTPRGYHLSGKFGRSQRQTSHVRTRPESLQEARIFPRSGTVASLVGHSHSPGSQAAKAAGKPQPVKACAQGMQLTEATGTSMKTTSHIKYPHPPSCQPAGASQERKIPVSHQGSQRVIKGRPSETAFQPGSQSISGSKLSSTSQFNSHQPRLQVKHFEPIQPSQKKTLHLQPSQVKPTHPQPSQAKPPHSQLSQAKHPHSQPSQAKPSHPQPSQAKPTHPQPSQAKPSHLQPSQAKHPHPQPSQAKPSSSRSTQFKPHRPHQSQSKPFQSKSTQHSSSQTKPSQAKAYYPRAGKR from the exons ATGGCTACCGAGAGTGCTTCCTCAGAAAtcatagaaaaacaaagaacaaagttgCTTAATGTCCTCCAGCAAGACCCTGATTCTATTTTGGACACGCTAGCCTCTCGGAGACTGATTTCTGAGGACGAGTATGAGATGCTAGAGGAAATTCCAGACCCCCTGAAGAAAAGTCGGAAGCTGTTAATTGTGGTGCAGAAGAAGGGCGAGGAGAGCTGTGGATGTTTCCTCCAGTGTTTGTCTAACTCGTCTCCAGAGGCGGCCACCATTTTGGGCTTAAATTACa AAGTCCCACACCAGGGGACGGAAGCGTCCAGGTCTGCGGAGGTGAGCAGGGATCCCGCAAACCCCTTTTCCCTTGGGAGGAAAACCCGGGAGAATGACGAGATTTCAGTGCTCTCTGAAGAGAAAGAGTGTGTCAATTGGGAAAGGCCTGAGTTTTTCAGGTACAAGGGAAGTAACGAGAGAGACACTTCAAGATCCtccagggagaaggaggaggggcgTGGCGCGTCACACGTCCTGGCGCCGCTGCATTCAGTTGGAAGAGTTGAGTACGAAGCTCCAACGAGTATCACATACCTAAGTGATGGAGAAAGATACGAGGAGCCAGACGATTCTCTGTACTTAGCAGAAGGGGAGTATCCAGAGTCTGTAGGGTACCCCGGAGATGTCGAGGCCATTGTGGAGGAAGGGGCCTCCGCTGACCTGCGGCGCTTTGCATATGATGGTGAAGAGGACCGTGAGTATGAAGAAACCGTGGAGTTTTCTAACGAAGAAAGTAGTTGTGAAAGTTTGGAAAGCAGCATTTcgttggaagaggaggagaaaggcacTGAAG aaagaaaaagagtattCCAACATGTCCTGTCCTGTTTGAACATGGATAGAAGCAGAAAGCTTCTCCCCGATTTTGTGAAGCAGTTTTCCATGGATCGAGGAAGTGAGTGGACACCCGAGACTCCAGGAGACTTAGCTTGGAATTTCCTGATGAAAGTTCAGGCATTAGACTTGACAGCCAGGGATTTTATCCTTCCGCACAAGATGGTGGATGAAGAGAGCGAAGGGGAGTTGCTGGCTGGAATAGAGAATTTAGCAATTGAAGACATACAAACTGTCCATCCCCTTGATGTCCTTTGTGCCTGCATGCTTTGTTCGCACAGCTCTTTGCAACGCGAAGTCATGTCAAACATGTACCAGTGCCAGTTCGCTCTTCCCCTGCTGTTGCCAGATGCGGAAAACAACAAGAGCATCTTAATGCTGGGGGCCATGAAAGACTTAGCGCGGCACCCGATGCGGTCCTCGGGAGGACCCCCCAGGGAAACAGAAACATTTCTGAGGCTCATGAAGGTGCCAGTCCTCTCTTTCGTGCGACTCGGACCCTGTAGCTTCTCCAAGTCCAGAATCCTCAACACGCTGCTCAGCTCCTCCCGGCAGAAACCACACAAAATCTTTCTCCATCAGGATCTGTCTGTTCCTGTGCTTCCTCGGCAAATTTCTGATGGCCTGGTGGAGGTCACGTGGTGTTTCCCTGACAACAAGGAGCTAAAGGGATGTCCTCATGTTTTCCAAAAGCCTGTTGCTGTGGCCAACCTTCGTGGGGATCTCGAAAGCTTTTGGACACAGTTTGGTTTTCTGGTGGAAGTTTCCTCGGCCGTGTTCTTTTTCACTGACTGCCTTGGTGAGAGGGAGTGGGACTTGCTAATGTTTTTAGGAGAAGATGCCATCGAGAGATGCTACTTTGTCCTCGGTCCCCAGGCCAAGGAGAGTGAGGAGGCTCAGATGTTCCAGAGGATCCTGAGTCTGAAGCCGTCACAGCTGCTGTTTTGGGAAATGGAGGAAGCTGGGGATAGAAGGAAGGCAATGGAGGCCCTTCAGGCTGCCCTCCAGGAAGTAATGTCCTCTTCACTCAGATGTGTGTCCCTAGAAGATATGGCCTCTCTGGCCAGGGAGTTGGGGATTCAGGTAGACCAAGACTTTGAAATTACTCAAGATATTCATGTTTGCCCCAGAACAGCTGAAGGTGAGAACCAACAAACGCGTCAGACAAAAAGCCCATCTGAAAGCCGAGCTCAGGTGCCTATCACAGAGCCCGGGGCCCAATGTGAGAACAGCCAGAACGCTCGGAATCAGCAACAGACTCCAGTATTCACGTCTCATCCAGTAGACCCATGGCCCCTGCCTACTACACTTGGAAGCAATTTTTACCATGCTTCCTTGAAAGCCCCCTGGGTTCCGAGCTCCCGCTTTGGATCACAACAGAGAGCTAAGTGGTTCTGTCGTTTGCCCCATCAGAACACAAGGGTTCACAGCAGAGGTAAAAGCTTTGGTATTCAGTACTTCCAACCCTGGAGATTTTATTCAGGGGAAGGATTCATGAAATATTCAGGGACTCCTCGGGGGTATCATTTGAGTGGAAAATTTGGGAGGTCACAAAGACAGACTTCTCATGTACGGACCCGTCCTGAGAGCCTACAGGAAGCAAGAATTTTTCCAAGGTCTGGGACAGTGGCCTCTCTTGTAGGTCACTCACATTCTCCAGGTTCACAAGCAGCAAAAGCAGCTGGGAAGCCACAGCCTGTGAAAGCCTGTGCCCAGGGGATGCAGCTGACTGAAGCAACTGGAACATCTATGAAGACAACATCTCATATTAAGTATCCTCACCCTCCATCCTGTCAGCCAGCAGGAGCCAGTCAAGAACGAAAAATACCTGTTTCTCATCAAGGATCTCAACGAGTAATAAAGGGAAGGCCTTCAGAGACAGCTTTCCAACCAGGGTCTCAATCTATATCTGGGAGTAAACTTTCATCTACTTCCCAGTTCAACTCCCATCAACCCAGGCTCCAGGTCAAACACTTTGAGCCTATTCAACCTTCTCAGAAAAAAACCCTTCATCTCCAGCCTTCCCAGGTTAAACCCACTCATCCCCAGCCCTCCCAAGCTAAACCCCCTCATTCCCAACTCTCCCAAGCTAAACACCCTCATTCCCAGCCCTCCCAAGCTAAACCCTCTCATCCCCAACCTTCCCAAGCTAAACCTACTCATCCCCAGCCCTCCCAAGCTAAACCCAGTCATCTCCAACCCTCCCAAGCTAAACACCCTCATCCCCAGCCCTCCCAAGCTAAACCCTCCTCATCCAGATCTACTCAGTTCAAGCCACATAGACCCCATCAGTCCCAATCTAAGCCTTTTCAATCTAAATCTACTCAACATTCATCATCGCAGACCAAGCCTTCCCAGGCCAAGGCCTACTACCCAAGAGCAGGGAAACGTTAA